A window from Kovacikia minuta CCNUW1 encodes these proteins:
- a CDS encoding peptidylprolyl isomerase yields the protein MESQESKALLIVDEQPLSLRQCLRYLQSGGKLQGFIGDILRQYVLERELATREELEVSPAVVEQAVVDFRLQQQLTDAKAFQEWLTRNGINYEQFHTQISNSFKLEKLKALITEARLQEHFIERKLFFDRVVLSRIVVADKDLADELYTQIKEGGSFEQLAQEYSIADEKVANGMMGPVSRGTLPDILRAAIDSSNPGELVGPIESEKHWAIFRVEQFLPATLEDAQLRQAMQNELFERWITEKIQTMTVKLQVNE from the coding sequence ATGGAATCACAAGAATCAAAAGCGCTCTTAATTGTCGATGAACAGCCCCTTTCTTTGCGGCAATGTTTGAGATACCTCCAGTCAGGAGGGAAACTTCAGGGCTTTATTGGCGACATTCTGCGTCAGTATGTTCTGGAACGGGAGTTGGCAACCAGGGAAGAGCTTGAGGTCAGCCCCGCTGTGGTTGAGCAAGCCGTTGTAGATTTTCGCCTGCAACAGCAGCTGACTGATGCCAAAGCATTTCAGGAATGGCTAACGCGCAATGGTATTAACTATGAGCAATTCCACACTCAGATTTCAAATAGTTTCAAGCTGGAAAAGCTGAAGGCGTTAATTACCGAAGCACGGCTTCAGGAACATTTTATTGAACGGAAACTATTTTTTGATCGGGTTGTCCTTTCCCGCATTGTGGTTGCAGACAAGGATCTGGCTGACGAGCTTTATACCCAAATCAAAGAAGGAGGCAGCTTTGAGCAGCTTGCCCAGGAGTATTCAATCGCTGATGAAAAGGTTGCCAATGGCATGATGGGGCCTGTCAGCCGAGGCACCTTACCGGATATCTTGCGGGCAGCGATCGATTCCTCCAACCCCGGTGAATTGGTAGGACCCATTGAATCCGAAAAACATTGGGCAATATTTCGTGTCGAACAGTTTTTACCTGCCACACTAGAAGATGCCCAACTTCGTCAGGCGATGCAGAATGAATTGTTCGAGCGCTGGATTACAGAAAAAATCCAAACGATGACTGTCAAGCTCCAAGTAAATGAATAA
- a CDS encoding redoxin domain-containing protein produces the protein MVLQLGDTVPNFTQQSSEGEINFYDWAGDSWVVFFSHPADYTPVCTTELGEVAKLKSEFEKRNRKSNCLKCG, from the coding sequence ATGGTTCTCCAATTAGGCGATACAGTTCCCAACTTTACCCAGCAGTCCAGTGAGGGCGAAATTAATTTCTACGACTGGGCAGGTGATAGCTGGGTTGTTTTCTTTTCTCACCCCGCAGACTACACCCCCGTCTGCACCACTGAACTAGGTGAAGTTGCCAAACTCAAGTCTGAGTTCGAAAAGCGCAACCGCAAAAGTAATTGCCTTAAGTGTGGATGA
- a CDS encoding redoxin domain-containing protein: MDDADSHKGWIGDINETQKTTVNYPILADADKSVSELYGMIHPNANAKVTVRTVFVIDPQKKLRLSITYPPSTGRNFEEILRVIDSLQLTDNYGVATPVNWKDGDDVVVVPSISTEEAKQKFPKGLTEVKPYLRLTPQPNK, translated from the coding sequence GTGGATGATGCTGACTCCCACAAAGGTTGGATCGGTGATATCAACGAAACTCAAAAAACAACCGTCAACTATCCTATCCTGGCAGACGCCGACAAGTCGGTTTCTGAACTCTATGGCATGATCCACCCCAATGCCAATGCCAAGGTTACTGTGCGGACGGTGTTCGTGATTGATCCCCAAAAGAAACTGCGTTTGAGCATTACCTACCCCCCCAGCACGGGACGCAATTTTGAAGAAATTTTGCGGGTAATTGACTCTCTGCAACTGACTGATAACTACGGTGTAGCAACTCCTGTAAACTGGAAAGATGGCGACGATGTGGTGGTTGTGCCCTCTATTTCTACTGAAGAAGCGAAGCAGAAGTTTCCCAAGGGGCTTACAGAAGTTAAACCTTACCTGCGTTTAACACCTCAGCCAAATAAGTAA
- a CDS encoding Uma2 family endonuclease yields the protein MTTLLSQATEIFYPSSDGEPLAETSVHVDAIIDVVVVLRQYLEGRSAIVLADQFLYYSQGYPKLRLAPDVMVIFDVPPGPRDNYKIWEEGQVPVVIFEITSEGTKDRDQNFKKILYEQLEVQEYWQFDPKGEWIEEQLRGYRLRGEQYEPITDSRSEPLQLRLSGDGQRIAFYREDTGEKLPASDELAQTLREEILARQQAENQLEQERQRAEQERQRAEQERQRAEQERQRAEQAERQVEQLREQLRSLGVNPDDIPNGIG from the coding sequence ATGACCACGCTTTTATCCCAGGCAACCGAAATCTTTTACCCCAGTTCCGATGGTGAACCCTTGGCAGAAACCTCTGTTCATGTCGATGCGATTATTGATGTGGTGGTCGTTTTGCGGCAGTATCTGGAAGGTCGATCGGCGATCGTCCTGGCAGATCAGTTTCTTTACTACTCCCAGGGTTATCCCAAGTTGCGGCTGGCACCCGATGTCATGGTAATTTTTGATGTTCCTCCGGGGCCACGGGATAACTACAAGATCTGGGAAGAAGGGCAGGTGCCCGTTGTCATTTTTGAAATTACCTCCGAAGGGACGAAGGATCGGGATCAAAACTTTAAGAAAATCCTCTACGAACAGCTAGAAGTCCAGGAGTACTGGCAATTTGATCCCAAAGGCGAATGGATTGAGGAGCAACTGCGGGGTTATCGGCTCCGAGGTGAGCAGTACGAACCCATTACGGATAGCCGCAGTGAGCCACTTCAGTTGCGTTTGAGTGGAGATGGGCAGCGAATTGCCTTTTATCGGGAAGACACCGGGGAAAAGTTGCCTGCATCAGATGAACTGGCCCAGACCTTACGGGAAGAAATTCTGGCCCGACAGCAGGCGGAGAACCAGCTTGAGCAGGAACGCCAACGAGCTGAGCAGGAACGCCAACGAGCTGAACAGGAGCGCCAACGGGCTGAGCAGGAGCGCCAACGGGCTGAGCAGGCAGAACGACAAGTGGAACAATTGCGGGAACAATTGCGATCGCTTGGCGTAAACCCGGATGACATCCCAAACGGAATAGGGTGA
- a CDS encoding lysozyme inhibitor LprI family protein: MSNLGRKKNLLGFTGVLATSCIFLASSTIAGKEPLLAQLPDCTKPQDKFEQDFCTFKPDCKKQPTQLDLNFCAAQSARVVDRKLTQVYQRLQAEYREKRSMYKVDNPEQLLIDSQQAWIQYRSKNCEFSRSRFEGGSIAPLVHSNCLERTTKQRIEELNGYLAGAEKRGIF; the protein is encoded by the coding sequence ATGAGCAATCTGGGTAGAAAGAAGAACCTGCTTGGATTTACGGGAGTGCTGGCAACATCCTGTATCTTCTTAGCCTCTTCTACGATCGCAGGCAAAGAACCCCTCCTCGCCCAACTGCCCGATTGCACGAAACCCCAGGACAAATTTGAGCAGGACTTCTGTACCTTCAAACCAGATTGCAAAAAGCAACCGACTCAACTCGATCTGAATTTTTGTGCCGCTCAAAGTGCCAGAGTAGTCGATCGAAAACTAACCCAGGTTTACCAACGGCTTCAGGCAGAGTATCGGGAAAAGCGATCAATGTACAAAGTTGACAACCCAGAACAGCTATTAATAGATTCCCAACAAGCCTGGATTCAATACAGAAGCAAAAACTGTGAGTTTTCTAGAAGTAGATTTGAAGGGGGTTCGATCGCCCCTTTGGTTCACAGTAACTGTCTTGAAAGAACCACTAAACAGCGGATCGAAGAATTGAACGGTTATTTGGCTGGGGCAGAGAAGAGAGGAATCTTCTGA
- a CDS encoding cysteine synthase A, whose translation MDIKHGFIDAVGNTPLIRLNSFSDETGCEILGKAEFLNPGGSVKDRAALYIIQDAEKQGLLKPGGTVVEGTAGNTGIGLAHICNAKGYKCLIIIPETQSQEKIDLLRTLGAEVRTVPAVPYKDPNNYVKLSGRLAAEMDNAIWANQFDNLANRHAHYETTGPEIWDQTNGKVDGWVTSTGTGGTYAGVSMFLKEKNPNIRCVVADPMGSGLYSFVKTGEIKMEGNSITEGIGNSRVTANMEGAPADDAIQVNDVDAVRVVYQLLEKDGLFLGGSSGINVGAAIALAKQLGPGHTIVTILCDGGGRYQSKLFNREWLAAKGLLPG comes from the coding sequence ATGGATATCAAGCACGGTTTTATTGATGCAGTCGGCAACACGCCCCTGATCCGGCTCAACAGCTTCAGTGACGAGACGGGCTGCGAAATTCTGGGCAAAGCAGAGTTTCTTAACCCCGGTGGCTCTGTCAAAGATCGGGCAGCACTTTATATTATTCAAGACGCAGAAAAACAAGGTTTGCTGAAACCAGGTGGCACCGTTGTTGAAGGAACGGCTGGAAATACGGGCATTGGTTTGGCGCATATCTGTAACGCGAAGGGTTACAAATGCTTAATCATCATCCCGGAAACCCAATCCCAGGAAAAAATTGATCTGCTGCGAACCTTAGGGGCTGAAGTACGGACAGTGCCCGCTGTTCCCTACAAAGATCCCAATAATTACGTCAAACTTTCGGGCAGACTGGCGGCAGAAATGGACAATGCCATTTGGGCGAACCAGTTTGATAATTTGGCAAACCGCCATGCTCACTATGAGACAACGGGACCGGAAATTTGGGACCAAACGAATGGCAAGGTTGATGGTTGGGTCACCTCGACGGGGACGGGTGGCACCTACGCGGGAGTGTCGATGTTTTTGAAGGAGAAAAACCCGAATATTCGCTGTGTCGTGGCTGACCCAATGGGAAGTGGGTTGTATAGCTTCGTCAAAACTGGGGAAATCAAAATGGAGGGCAACTCCATTACAGAAGGAATTGGCAATAGCCGGGTAACTGCCAACATGGAGGGTGCGCCCGCTGACGATGCAATTCAGGTGAACGATGTGGATGCAGTCCGGGTCGTCTACCAACTTCTAGAAAAAGATGGGCTGTTTCTGGGTGGTTCCTCTGGCATTAATGTGGGTGCAGCCATTGCCTTAGCGAAACAACTGGGTCCAGGTCATACGATCGTAACCATCCTCTGCGATGGCGGCGGTCGCTATCAGTCCAAGCTATTCAACCGAGAATGGCTTGCAGCGAAGGGATTGTTGCCTGGATAA
- a CDS encoding pYEATS domain-containing protein yields the protein MIDVAQAPQVTPAGGSRQGVESLLNESSGPLFQTALWIAFWVFLVIMIRTSRLFSALVTRIEAGSPLRAGDFELGAPTDLKNPNVQTVTAEGVSGVSVPPTTTEAIESYQNHSTEVTETIYLIHAAEVVSPRTERAAGHYWVKVWLEAYTEADFNECSRVTYRLHNSFKHPIIATEAKENQFELWIDIWGEFTVVAYVERKGKPPLWLTRYLDLPGRPPD from the coding sequence ATGATTGATGTCGCTCAAGCTCCTCAAGTAACACCTGCTGGAGGTTCCCGGCAAGGAGTAGAAAGTTTACTGAATGAAAGTTCAGGCCCTCTGTTTCAAACAGCATTGTGGATAGCCTTCTGGGTTTTTCTGGTCATTATGATCAGAACGAGTCGCTTGTTTTCTGCGTTAGTCACCCGAATTGAAGCAGGATCTCCGCTCAGGGCGGGCGATTTTGAACTGGGTGCGCCGACAGACCTGAAGAATCCAAACGTGCAGACAGTGACAGCTGAAGGCGTTAGTGGTGTATCCGTGCCTCCCACTACAACTGAGGCGATCGAGAGTTATCAGAATCACTCAACAGAAGTGACCGAGACGATTTATTTGATTCATGCAGCGGAGGTTGTCAGTCCCAGAACGGAAAGGGCAGCGGGGCACTACTGGGTCAAGGTTTGGCTGGAAGCTTATACAGAGGCTGATTTTAACGAATGTTCTCGTGTTACCTATCGCCTACACAACTCTTTTAAGCACCCAATTATTGCAACTGAGGCAAAGGAAAATCAGTTTGAATTGTGGATAGATATCTGGGGGGAATTCACTGTAGTTGCTTATGTTGAACGAAAAGGAAAGCCGCCCTTATGGCTGACCCGCTATCTTGACCTGCCAGGACGCCCACCTGACTAG
- a CDS encoding GIY-YIG nuclease family protein, with translation MPSPALSSLEFVPYIDDRGQLPIQFQGKVGVYAIFDQAQILQYIGYSRDIYLSLKQHLVRQPQACHWLKAETIDRPSRTILEEIRDAWIAENGSVPFGNDADEPKWNHAIDVKAVMTPEEQKSYEGAIDELAQTKILKQAARRVEAEVLEVLKSRGVQEEIRFNPKLKETGLLDLK, from the coding sequence ATGCCCTCCCCTGCCCTCTCTAGCCTGGAATTTGTTCCCTATATTGACGATCGCGGACAACTGCCGATCCAATTCCAGGGAAAGGTTGGTGTTTATGCAATTTTTGATCAGGCGCAAATCTTGCAATACATTGGTTACTCCCGCGACATATACCTGAGTTTGAAGCAGCATCTGGTGCGCCAACCCCAGGCTTGCCATTGGCTCAAGGCTGAAACCATCGATCGCCCCAGCCGCACAATTCTGGAAGAAATTCGTGATGCCTGGATTGCAGAAAATGGTTCGGTGCCCTTTGGCAATGATGCCGATGAGCCGAAGTGGAACCACGCGATCGATGTGAAAGCGGTGATGACTCCAGAGGAGCAAAAAAGCTATGAGGGGGCGATCGACGAATTAGCTCAAACCAAAATCCTCAAACAAGCCGCCCGTCGGGTTGAAGCCGAAGTTTTGGAAGTCCTTAAATCTCGCGGTGTTCAGGAAGAAATCCGCTTTAACCCAAAACTAAAAGAGACAGGTCTGCTGGATTTGAAATAG
- a CDS encoding VOC family protein: MIDVGLTHIALPVSNIEQSIQFYATYAGMQIVHQRIDAESGVAVVWLTDKTRPFVIVLIQTPSVQPVLSPLAHLGVGCKSREAMNRLCDQARQAGVLIEEPKDSGYPVGYWAFLRDPDGHTLELSYGQEIGLAVEKETECPGQI, from the coding sequence ATGATTGACGTTGGACTGACCCACATCGCATTGCCTGTCTCAAATATTGAACAAAGCATTCAATTTTACGCAACCTATGCTGGCATGCAGATTGTTCACCAGCGCATTGATGCAGAATCAGGAGTTGCGGTCGTTTGGCTAACGGACAAAACCCGTCCGTTTGTCATTGTTCTGATTCAGACCCCTTCTGTTCAACCAGTCCTCTCTCCCCTTGCCCATCTTGGAGTTGGCTGCAAAAGCCGGGAAGCAATGAATAGGCTTTGTGATCAGGCGCGTCAGGCAGGTGTACTCATTGAAGAACCTAAGGATTCTGGCTATCCCGTTGGCTATTGGGCTTTTTTGCGAGATCCGGATGGCCACACACTCGAACTGAGTTACGGGCAGGAGATTGGCTTAGCAGTGGAGAAAGAAACGGAATGTCCAGGGCAAATCTAA
- a CDS encoding NAD(P)-binding domain-containing protein, whose product MQQIGFIGLGLMGKPMARNLLQAGYPLVVYNRSRAAMEELETSRGDPGSLSASGCQPSGGGDYLCV is encoded by the coding sequence ATGCAACAGATTGGATTTATCGGACTTGGACTGATGGGCAAACCAATGGCGCGAAACCTGCTGCAAGCAGGCTATCCATTGGTGGTTTACAATCGCAGTCGGGCGGCAATGGAAGAACTGGAAACCAGCAGGGGCGACCCTGGCAGCCTCTCCGCAAGCGGTTGCCAGCCAAGTGGAGGTGGTGATTACCTGTGTGTCTGA
- a CDS encoding NAD(P)-dependent oxidoreductase gives MEVVITCVSDSPDVEAVVLGRNGVIEGARSGMLYIDMSTIAPATSRKIYAALKEKQVAALDAPVSGGDIGAQQGTLSIMVGGDESAFQRALPILQVMGKNIVYIGESGAGQVTKACNQIVVALTLQAVAEALTLANKSGVDATRVREALLGGFAQSRVLEVHGKRMLEGQFDPGFKLNLHRKDMNIVLQTGREISLPLPGAAQVTSLMDALLAQGKGELDNAALITLYEQLGGMGDEG, from the coding sequence GTGGAGGTGGTGATTACCTGTGTGTCTGACTCGCCCGATGTGGAAGCAGTGGTTCTGGGTCGCAATGGGGTCATCGAAGGGGCGCGATCGGGGATGCTTTACATCGATATGTCCACGATCGCTCCTGCAACTTCCCGCAAAATTTATGCAGCATTGAAAGAAAAGCAGGTAGCAGCACTGGATGCCCCCGTCTCCGGAGGAGATATTGGTGCCCAACAGGGCACATTGTCCATCATGGTAGGGGGAGATGAGTCTGCTTTTCAGCGCGCCCTACCCATCTTGCAGGTGATGGGGAAAAACATTGTTTACATTGGAGAATCGGGTGCAGGACAGGTGACAAAGGCCTGCAACCAGATTGTCGTTGCCCTTACCCTCCAGGCCGTTGCAGAAGCCCTCACCCTGGCAAACAAATCGGGAGTGGATGCAACCAGGGTGCGGGAAGCTCTGCTGGGTGGTTTTGCGCAGAGTCGCGTGCTAGAAGTACACGGCAAACGGATGCTAGAGGGCCAATTTGATCCCGGTTTTAAGCTCAACCTGCACCGTAAGGACATGAATATCGTCTTGCAAACTGGACGAGAAATCAGTTTGCCTTTACCAGGAGCAGCCCAGGTGACGAGCTTGATGGATGCATTGTTGGCTCAAGGAAAAGGAGAGTTAGACAATGCAGCCTTGATTACCCTGTACGAGCAGTTGGGAGGGATGGGGGATGAAGGATAA
- a CDS encoding squalene/phytoene synthase family protein has product MELHKSALEVLKETSRTFYIPISRLPSGLQEAVSSAYLCMRAIDEVEDHPDLNNALKVKLLQTISLSFQAASDRVDVDGLAAELSLHTTLLPEVTIRIGEWAMLAPGTIAARVWDSTAAMADRMAYWSGNNWRIQTQADLDRYTFSVAGTVGLLLSDLWAWYDGTQTNRAYAVGFGRGLQAVNIMRNHSEDLARGVDFFPDGWDYAQMETYARRNLAFADAYTSALPLGPALDFCKIPLALAHATIDAMAQGEAKLSRTKVLALVEQFTAGSNR; this is encoded by the coding sequence ATGGAGTTGCATAAAAGTGCTTTAGAGGTTTTGAAAGAAACCAGCCGAACATTTTACATCCCAATCAGTCGTCTACCGTCAGGGCTACAAGAAGCGGTTTCCTCCGCCTATCTTTGTATGCGAGCAATTGATGAGGTTGAGGATCATCCAGACTTGAACAATGCGCTCAAAGTTAAATTGCTGCAAACCATTAGTCTGTCATTTCAGGCGGCTTCAGACAGGGTAGATGTAGATGGTCTGGCGGCAGAACTCAGTTTGCACACCACACTACTGCCAGAAGTCACAATCCGCATTGGGGAATGGGCGATGCTGGCTCCCGGTACGATTGCTGCTCGCGTTTGGGACTCAACCGCTGCAATGGCTGACCGGATGGCATACTGGTCAGGAAATAACTGGCGGATTCAAACCCAGGCAGACCTCGATCGCTATACCTTCAGTGTGGCAGGGACAGTGGGTCTACTCTTGTCTGACCTGTGGGCATGGTATGACGGCACCCAGACCAATCGAGCCTACGCGGTTGGGTTTGGACGCGGTTTGCAAGCCGTTAACATCATGCGCAACCATTCCGAGGATCTGGCACGCGGGGTTGACTTTTTCCCAGATGGATGGGATTACGCCCAAATGGAAACTTACGCCCGTCGGAATTTGGCTTTTGCAGATGCCTACACCAGTGCGCTACCGCTTGGACCCGCCCTCGATTTCTGCAAAATTCCCCTTGCCCTTGCCCATGCGACGATCGATGCAATGGCTCAAGGGGAAGCAAAACTCAGCCGTACCAAGGTTCTGGCCTTGGTTGAGCAATTTACCGCTGGAAGTAACCGATAA
- a CDS encoding ABC transporter permease, whose translation MSNTLDFFSDYLTASVRLSMPLAFAALGGLWSERSGVLNIALEGMLLTGAFVSAAATFYTGGNVWLGILAAIAVGGVLGLLHAFLCVSLRVNQLVSGLAINLSVAGLTAFMSRIVFNSETTQKLPGVPAIALPGLSQIPILGSLLFNQDPLVYLLLLLVPLSTYILFRTSIGLTLRAVGEYPRAADTAGIQVARVRYLSVLLSGMLAALGGAYLVLVHVKFFTEDVSAGKGFIALAALIFGRWHPVSTVLACLLFGATEAAPTSHPGI comes from the coding sequence ATGAGCAACACCCTGGACTTCTTCTCTGATTATCTGACTGCCAGTGTGCGGTTATCAATGCCGTTGGCGTTTGCAGCTTTGGGAGGGTTGTGGTCAGAGCGATCGGGGGTGCTGAATATTGCGCTGGAGGGAATGCTGCTGACGGGGGCATTTGTGAGTGCCGCTGCTACCTTTTACACGGGGGGAAATGTTTGGTTGGGGATCTTGGCAGCGATCGCCGTAGGGGGGGTGCTGGGGTTGCTACATGCCTTTCTGTGTGTCAGCTTGCGGGTAAACCAATTAGTGTCCGGTTTGGCGATTAATCTCTCGGTGGCAGGGTTAACCGCATTTATGTCGCGGATTGTGTTTAACAGCGAAACAACCCAGAAATTACCAGGGGTTCCAGCGATCGCCCTCCCTGGACTCAGCCAGATCCCGATTCTGGGTTCACTCCTGTTCAACCAGGACCCATTGGTTTATCTGCTGCTGCTCCTGGTGCCGCTGAGTACCTATATTCTGTTTCGAACCAGCATTGGACTAACCCTGAGAGCCGTAGGTGAATATCCCCGTGCTGCTGACACGGCAGGGATTCAGGTTGCCCGTGTACGCTACCTGAGCGTGCTTTTAAGCGGGATGCTGGCAGCGCTGGGAGGGGCATATTTGGTGCTGGTACACGTCAAATTCTTTACAGAAGACGTAAGTGCGGGTAAGGGGTTTATTGCCCTGGCTGCCCTCATTTTTGGGCGCTGGCATCCGGTCAGTACTGTCCTGGCATGCCTGCTGTTTGGTGCCACGGAAGCCGCTCCAACTTCGCATCCAGGCATTTAA
- a CDS encoding Uma2 family endonuclease encodes MGTTTQSIHYPDSDGQPMAANTRQFEVIVYIKKGCDWLFLDDPNVFVAGDLLWYPVEGNNQLKLAPDTMVVFGRPKGDRGSYQQWKEDNIAPQVVFEVVSPGNTIPEMNRKFQFYERYGVEEYYIYDPDRLSLGGFIRQDGCLEAVEEMEGWVSPRLKIRFSLSPEGQLMLYRPDGMQFETYEQIAERAEQERVRAEQERTRAEAAEQEVERLKAQLRSLGQLDN; translated from the coding sequence ATGGGTACAACAACTCAATCCATTCATTACCCGGATTCTGATGGTCAGCCAATGGCAGCCAACACCAGGCAGTTTGAGGTGATCGTTTACATCAAAAAGGGCTGTGACTGGTTGTTCCTGGATGATCCCAATGTATTTGTGGCGGGAGATTTGCTCTGGTATCCGGTGGAAGGAAACAACCAGCTCAAATTGGCACCCGACACAATGGTTGTTTTTGGTAGACCCAAAGGCGATCGGGGGAGTTATCAACAGTGGAAGGAAGATAATATTGCCCCTCAGGTCGTGTTTGAGGTTGTGTCTCCTGGGAACACCATTCCAGAAATGAATCGCAAATTCCAGTTCTATGAGCGCTATGGGGTGGAGGAGTACTATATTTACGACCCCGATCGTCTCAGTTTGGGAGGTTTTATCCGTCAGGATGGATGTTTGGAAGCGGTAGAGGAGATGGAAGGATGGGTTAGTCCCCGCCTCAAAATTCGATTTAGCCTCAGTCCTGAAGGGCAACTGATGCTCTACCGCCCGGACGGGATGCAGTTTGAAACCTATGAACAAATCGCTGAACGAGCCGAACAGGAACGGGTCAGAGCCGAACAGGAGCGTACTAGAGCAGAGGCGGCTGAACAAGAGGTTGAACGACTCAAGGCACAATTAAGATCCTTGGGTCAACTAGACAATTAG
- a CDS encoding ABC transporter permease, translating to MAALLVGAGLIAIAGVSPLKAYSVLFSEALANYYGFGNTLTKTAPLLLTSLGVLVALKAGQFNIGGEGQIYMGGLGSAVVGLYLHGLPSLIHIPLALLGGFLFGGLWGLIPGYLKAIRGVNEVITTLLLNYIAQNLVSYIVSNPLKEPGAPTPFSPLIDPAAQLPIILPQTQTHAGIILGLVATVILWVVFAHTPLGYQIETVGQNPIAARYAGISVERTIMLVMVLAGGLAGWAGSGEVMGLKYRLFENFSPGYGFDAIAIAFLSRGNLAGVALTSLFFGALRSGANVMQRSANVPVTVVYAIQGLTVLFIAVSLVLERKVGVRSQESGARS from the coding sequence ATGGCTGCCTTGCTGGTGGGTGCTGGACTGATCGCGATCGCTGGTGTTAGCCCACTCAAAGCTTACTCCGTGTTATTTAGCGAAGCTCTGGCAAATTATTACGGCTTTGGCAACACGCTCACCAAAACTGCACCACTCCTGCTCACCAGTCTGGGTGTTCTGGTTGCCCTCAAAGCGGGCCAGTTTAATATTGGTGGCGAAGGACAAATCTACATGGGCGGATTGGGTAGCGCTGTCGTTGGGCTTTATCTGCACGGGTTACCCAGCCTGATTCACATTCCCCTAGCGCTCTTGGGTGGATTTCTGTTTGGCGGGCTATGGGGATTGATCCCAGGTTACTTGAAAGCAATCCGAGGCGTGAATGAGGTCATTACCACCCTACTTTTGAATTACATTGCCCAAAACCTGGTCAGTTATATAGTCAGTAACCCGCTGAAGGAACCGGGTGCGCCCACTCCCTTCAGTCCCCTGATCGATCCTGCTGCCCAGTTACCGATTATTTTGCCCCAGACCCAAACCCATGCCGGGATCATTTTGGGGCTAGTCGCTACGGTTATCCTGTGGGTTGTGTTTGCCCACACTCCCCTGGGCTACCAGATAGAAACCGTTGGGCAAAACCCGATCGCCGCCCGCTATGCCGGAATTTCGGTTGAACGCACCATTATGCTGGTGATGGTTCTGGCGGGTGGGCTGGCGGGGTGGGCTGGCTCCGGTGAAGTGATGGGGTTAAAATATCGCCTGTTCGAGAACTTCTCCCCAGGCTACGGGTTTGACGCGATCGCGATCGCCTTTCTCAGTCGCGGAAATTTAGCCGGTGTTGCCCTTACCTCCCTCTTCTTCGGTGCCCTCCGCAGCGGTGCCAATGTCATGCAGCGCAGCGCTAATGTGCCCGTAACCGTGGTTTACGCTATTCAAGGGCTTACGGTGCTATTTATTGCAGTGAGTCTTGTTTTAGAGCGAAAAGTGGGAGTCAGGAGCCAGGAGTCAGGAGCCAGGAGCTAG